TGATGGCTACAGAGCTGAATGTCTGCCTGGATTCCGATGACCGGATGCCGGAGGACGCCGTGGCCTCCATCCTGGAATTCTGGGAGCTGCACGGAAGTGACCGGGTGGCCGGAATGGCTGGGCTGGATGCGGACGCCGTCACGGGGGAACTCATCGGCACGCCGTTTGAGGAAGATGCCGGAGAAACGACGCTGAACGGATTTTACGCGGCGGGAGGGCGCGGGGACAAAAAGCTGGTATACCGGACGGCGCTGATGAAACAGCTGCCGCCTTATCCCGTCTTCCCCGGTGAAAAGTACGTGGGGCTGGGCTACAAGTACATGCTGGCGGACCGGATAGCCCCCCTGCTGACCATGAACAAGGTGCTTTGCCTGGTGGAATACCGGGAAGACGGCTCCTCCAGGAACATGTTCCGGCAATATGTGCTGAATCCGCGGGGATTTGCCTTCCTGCGGAAGGAGGGCATGCAGTACCAGCCCACCCGGAGCAGGCGTTTCATGGAGGCCGTGCACTACGTGTCCGCCTCCCTGCTGGTCCGGAATTCCCGTTTTCTGCGGGAATCCCCCCGGCTTTTCCTGACGCTGGCAGCCGTTCCGCTAGGTGTGGCGCTGATGTGCCTGATTCTGGTAAAAAACAGAAAAGGAAAGGGGGCCGGAAAATGAAAATTGCCTACGTGCTGGATGATCTGGACGCGGCGGGCGGCATTCAGGCCGTGACGCGCGCCAAGGCGGCGGCATTGGCCGCGATTCCCGGCAATGAGGTGGTGCTGGTCACCGCCAATGATTCCCGGCAGACCGCTTCCTCCCTCCCGCAGGGTGTCAGGGTGGTTCATCTGGGCGTGAATTATTATGAGGACGACTGGAAGGGATTCCTCTACGTCCTGAAAGGCATTCTGGTCAGGCGCAGAAAGCATGCCGTGGCCTTGCGCAACGTGCTGGACGAACTGAAGCCAGACATTGTTATTTCCGTGGGACAGTCGGAAAAATTCATGATTCTGCGGCTTTCCCGCAACAGGCCCTGGAAAACGGTGCGTGAATTTCATTACTCCGGAACGTACCGGAAAGATTACGCCCGCCTTCAGGGCGGACTGCGCGCCCGGCTGGTGGCCGCGGTTTCCGACTTTTATGAATTCGGCCTCGGCCAGGGAAGCTATGACGCCACGGTGGTGCTCACCCGGCAGGACCGGGAGGAAAACTGGCGGGGGAAAACTGGCGTGCATGTCATCCCTAATCCGTGCATTCTGCGTCCGGAACGGTCCGCCGCCCTGGAATGCCGCCGTGCGGCGGCCGTGGGAAGGCTTGTTCCCGTGAAGGGCTTCGACCTTCTGATTCAGGCCTGGGAAAAAGTGGCCGCGGTTCATCCGGACTGGAAACTGGACATCTGGGGGGATGGCCCGGAACGAGGTGCCCTGGAACGGCTGGTACGGGAAAAAGGACTGCAAGGCAAAGTATTCCTGCGCGGCGTGACGGGCGATGTGCAGGGCAGGCTGCTGCAATCCTCCATGCTCGTCTTTTCCTCCCTGTTTGAAGGCTTCGGCATGGTGCTGGTGGAGGCCATGGCGTGCGGCGTACCGTGCGTGGCCTTTGAATGCCCGTGCGGCCCGCGCGACGTGATTTCCCCGGAGGTGGACGGGCTTCTGGTTCCTCCCGGAGATGTGGAACAGCTCTCCCTGGCCATCATCCGGCTGATGGAGCAGCCGGAGCTGAGGCGCAGCATGGGAGCCGCCGCCCGCGAAAAAGCGGCGCACTATGCCCTGGATGCCATTGCCGCGCGCTGGATGGACCTGTTTCGTGAATTAACTTCTACTCAACCACACCAATCTTTTTAAAACCATGCCCCTCGTTTCCATTATCATTCCCTGCTACAACGTGGCCGGATTCATGAAAAAATGCCTGGATACCGTCTGCGCCCAGACGCTCCGGGACATAGAAATCATCTGCATCAACGACGGTTCCCGGGACGGAACGCTGGATATTCTGCGGGAATATGAAGCGGCGGATGACAGGTTCATCGTCATTGACCAGCCCAATGCTGGCGTAGCGGCCGCGCGGAATGCCGGGCTGGACGCGGCTTCCGGAACGTACATCGGTTTTGTGGACCCGGATGACTACATTTCACCTGTCATGTTCCAGCGGCTTTATCTGGCGGCGGAGCAGTACGGAGCAGACCTGGCCTGCATGGGGGCCACGGTTGCCGGAGACATGCCCCTTTCCGTGCGGTGGAGCATGCTCAACGGTCTGCAATGCCCGGAATGGCACTGCAGCCACTATGACTTTGCCGCCATGGGGCCGTTCAGCGAACTGTGCTGGGACAAGCTTTACCGGGCGGAATTCCTGAAAAAAACGGGTCTGCGCTTCAGGGCGGGGATGCGTCAGGGAAGTGACGCCCTCTTCAACAACCTGCTCCAGCCTTATGTGCGGAACATCGTGAAAATACCGGACTGTCTGTATATCTACCGGCCCACGCGTCCGGATTCCCTGGTGAACGTGCACAAGGCCCCGGATAAAAAGGGCTCCGGATTCTATCCGGCGCTGGAACGCATTGACCTGATTGCCGCCTCCTACCGGGAACTGGGCTGTCTGGAAAAAGCCAGGATTACGGTGTTAAACTGGCTGAACGGCAGTATTCAGCTATTCTCCTCCAATCTGCTGAACCAGACGGCGGCGGAAAAAAAGAAGGCCCTGGACGCCGTGCGCGCGCTGCTGGACAAATATGAATGGCGGGACTTCGTCAAATCCCCGGGGTCTCCCTTCCGCCTGCTGAGACACATTGCCAAGGGGAACGACCTCCGCGTGCGGTGCGCCCTCTTCGGCATTTACCGGGTTCTGCATTCCCGCATGGGGAACAGGCTGGTGGACCTATGCACGCGCATCATCAACCTGCGCGGAAGCGCCCGGTAGGGGTGGTGAAGGAATGCCTTACTTCCCCGAAGAACAGGCTGCGTCCGGCTGGGGGCGGAGCAGGCAATCATAAAACGGGGTGTAAAGCAGATTGTTGGGAACCAGGTAAATATACCCTTCCCGGGAATCATAGACCATGTTGAAGCGTTTCAGCAGGTTGTTGCCCATGACGCCATCCATTTCCGCGCTGCTCTGGGTTCCTGCCGTAACAGTGGAAAAAGCTCCGGGGATCAGGGGGAGCTTGCAGCCGCCCAGTTGGATGCTGTCGAACATGACGTTTTCCAGAACTCCGGTATGGGAATCCGAGCTGGAAATGCGGGAAATGCAAAATGGCTTTTGGCTGCCCAGCAAATGATGTTTTTTGACGAAGGGAGTGTTGAGGTCCAGAACGCGGTCGGACCCGGTATCCACGGACAGTCGGAGCTGGTGGGTTTTTCCGTTGACCGTCACCTGGCCGGGAACGACTGGAATACCCATCACGTATTCAATCTTGAGACGGATGGCGTTGGGCGGCGGCGTATAGGAACCGTGCGGATACAGGTAAATCTTCCGGTCCGTGTAATTTACCTCCGTCACCTGCTGATTGATGAACCAAAGGCCCAGCACGCCGTCCCACTGGTCCGGCGAGTAGGGAATGGCAATAAAGGGAACGTGCTCCATGACTTGTCCCCCGATGGTGAATTTGTTCTCCGTGCTTCCGCGTACTTCATCGGACCCCGTGGCGCCATGGTTGACGACGGTCTCGTTGAATTCCATGGGAACGCCTTTCAGGGAATTGGTGCTGATGACCATGGAGGTGGCCCCGGTATCGAAAAGAAAGCGCAGGGGACGGCTGCCGTTGACGCTTCCTTTCACGTAAATACGGCTGGCTGGTCCCAATTCAAAGGGAATGCTGCCGCTGGGAACGTTGGCCCCCTGTACAGGGAAAAGGGAAACCAGTAAAAGGGTGAAAAACGGCAGGATTTTTTTCATGTGCGTTATTTCCTGTATCATGAGGCCAAATTTCCATCAGGACATTTCATCAGAGTGTCTTAATATGCCGTCTGATTAGCGGGCCGCCCGTTTATAGCAAAGGCTGAAGAAGCTAACAATGTAAAAGAAGTTTTCAGCTAAAGGATGAGACCTTTTGTTTTGGGAACAATTATTTTACTTCATGAAGAATATGTGTGACTTTTATGGATGAGAAAGAAAAACCGCTGCAAGTATTGCATCTTGCAGCGGTTGAAACAGTCTGAAGGGTTGTCTCCGGAATCGGTCTTAATATTTGATCACAGGCATGAAAGCTATATTGACGGGACGGTTTTCTTCAGCGGTCGGAACAACCTCAGATGCGTCAAAAATGATATTGGTTATTCTGTGACTTTTATAGGAAGCCATTCCACACCAGTCCTCCGCAATCGCTGTTGTTTGTTTGAATGCTCCCGTGCCGGGCGTAGTGCCTCCTGATGTCACTGGCGTTGTAGGTATCTGCCCCGAAATGTTGCGGATGGTGTCTCCCTGAGTGCTCCCTATTGTTCTGTTCGGGGACGTTCCCCGGATAAACAACCCGTTGTCTCTAGTTAAATCGGGAAGGGTGAAGGTCGTCACGCCGTCGCCGCCGTAAGTAGTGCCGATTGCCGCAAATAATTGCTGGTATTGGCTGATTTGGAGGGTTGCTCCGTTGCATTCCAGCCAGCCGTTCGGGGCTGTGCTGCCGCAGAACCACATGAAGCAGCCCGGAGGCACACTGGAACCTTGCGGTCCTTCGGGACCAGCGTCACCTTTGTCTCCCTTGTCCCCTTTGGGGCCTTGTGGACCGGCTGGGCCCTGGATGCCGGGATCCCCTTTGGGGCCCTGAGGGCCTTGCGGGCCCGGATCTCCCTTGTCTCCTTTAGAGCCTTGACCGCCGGAATTCCATTTTTCCTTTTCCTGCGCGGTGACGTGCATGTTTGCGTTTCCCGCATGGGCAGAAAATTCATTCTGCGTGGCCATGAGGATTCCATTAATTGTGATCATTTCATTCATGATTGTTATTTGCTGGTTCGGGATAATCCCGGCTGGTGACGTGCTGTTTTTACTCAGGAACGTATCTGCTGATGACTTGGAACCTGTTCCAGGACGGGCACCTTGCGGAAGGAGTTTGCATGTATTTCAAAGAGAGGTCATCCCGCGCGCAACGTCAGGCGGGAGAGGAGCAGGGACAGGATATAGTGATTCCGTGTGCTTTTCCCTTTTCCCGAATTCTTCTGCATCTACGCAGGCGCGTGAATATAAAGAGCCGGATCACCGTGATGCGGAAAAAGCCATGAACGGGCGGCCAATTATATTCAATATGCCGGAAAACAAAAACCGCCGTAAGCTTTTCAACTTACAGCGGTTAAAAGTGGTCGGGTTGACAGGATTCGAACCTGCGACCCCCTGCACCCCATGCAGGTGCGCTACCAGACTGCGCTACAACCCGATAAAATCGGACCGACCGGGGCCGTGTCTTGCGACGGCGAGGTGTATATAGGAAAACTTTAGTGTTGGCAAGAGTCTTTTTTCATAGCATACCTTTTTTGTCATGAAGCAAGTTCAAGTAGCAGTCGTCGGAGCCAGTGGCTACACCGGGCAGGAGTTGTTGCGCATCCTGTTGAATCACCGCGGGGTGAAGCTGGTGTGCGCTACCTCCCGCCAGTATGCCGGGCAGCCGCTGTGGGAGGTGTTTCCCCGTTTCCGGCAGGTTCCGGGTTCCGACTTGAAGTTTACGGATTCCGATGTGGAGGCCATTGCCGCCACGGGGGCGGAGGTGGCCTTTCTGGCGCTGCCTCACGGCGTGGCCGCTTCCTATGCCCGCGGCCTGGTGGACCGGGGCGTGCGCGTGATTGACCTGAGCGCGGATTTCCGCCTGGATTCCCCGGACGTGTATGAGGAGTATTACGGGAACGCCCATCCGGATACGGCCCTGATGCAGGAGGCCGTGTACGGCCTGCCGGAGTGGCGCCGGGCGGAGATAGCCGGAGCGCGCATCGTCGCTTCTCCCGGCTGTTATCCCACCAGCATTCTTCTTCCCCTGATTCCCCTGTTCAAGGCTGGTCTGCTGGAGCCGGAGGACGTGGTTGTCTGTTCCGGCAGCGGCGTGAGCGGCGCCGGACGCAAGGCTTCCATTCCCCTCCTGTTTTGTGAGTGCAATGAAAGCTTCCATGCCTACGGCGTGCCGAAGCATCGCCATTTGAGCGAGATTGAGCAGGAGCTTTCCCATGCCGCCGGGGAAACGGTGGTGATGTCCTTCACTCCGCACCTGATTCCGGTGAATACGGGCATCTGCTCCACCATCACGGCCAAGGTGAAGAAAGGGGCGGATGCCGAGTTCGTGGGCCGGCTTTTGGAGGAAGCTTATGCAGATGCTCCGTTCGTGCGCCTGCTGGGGCGCAACCAGCCTGCGGATACCAAGAATGTGACCCGCACGAATTGCGTGGACATCGGCTGGGCGTATGATCCCCGCACGAACCGCGTGATTCTGATGAGCGCGGAGGATAACGTGGTGAAGGGCGCCGGCGGCCAGGCCGTCCAGTCCTTCAATATCATGTGCGGGTTTGATGAAACGGAAGGCTTGTGGGTCCTGTAGTTTTTTGATACGCTGAAAGGTACTTCAAGACGATGAATGATTCATCCTATATTCCGGTTGACGGGGGCGTTTGCGCGCCCCAGGGTTTTTTGGGAAGCGCCGTAAGCTGCGGCATCAAGAAGCCTACGGCCACGCGTCTGGACCTGGCCCTGATTTATTCCACGGAACCCTGCGTTTCCGCAGGCACGTTCACGACCAACCGCGTGCAGGCCGCTTGCGTAAAGGTGAGCCGGGAGCACCTCCGGAAGGGGGATATCCGCGCCATTGTGGCGAACAGCGGGAATGCGAACGCCTGTACCGGAGCCCAGGGGGTGGAAGACGCGAAGGGGGAATGCCGGAGTATCGCGGAACTTCTGGGGCTTAAGCCTGCGGAAGTGGCCGTGTGCTCCACCGGGGTGATCGGCTTGCCGATGCCCATGATGCGCATTTACCCTAAGTTCCCGGAATTGACGGAGGGCCTTTCACGCGACAAGGGCCATGAAGTAGCCCAGGCCGTGATGACCAGCGATACGAAGGAAAAGATCATCGCCATTGAGTTCATGGTTCAGGGCATGCCCGTGCGCATCGGCGCGTGTTGCAAGGGCGCGGGCATGATCAATCCCTGCATGGCTACCATGCTGTGCTTCATTACGACGGATGCGGGCATTTCCCGCGACGTGCTGGAGCTGTGCGTGCAGTCCGGCGTGAAGGGTTCCTTTAACTGCATCACCATTGACGGCGACATGAGCACGAATGACACGGTGCTGGTGATGGCTAACGGCGCGTCCGGCGTGAAGCTGGAATCCCCGGAAGACATTTACGCGTTCCAGCAGGCTCTGGCCCATGTGATGTTGGAGCTGGCCAAGCACATTGTGCAGGACGGCGAGCGCGTGACTAAGTTTGTGACCGTGCGCGTGACCGGAGGCCGCACGGAGGAGGAAGCGAAGAAGGCGGCGGAAGCCGTCGCCAAATCCTCTCTGGTGAAGAGTTCCTGGAACGGTAACGACCCGAACTGGGGCCGTATCATCCATGCCGTGGGTTACTGCGGCGCGAAGGTGGATGAAGAGAAGATCGACATCGACATAGCCGGACTTCCCGCGTGCCGCGGCGGCATGCAGGCGGATACGCCGTCCGACGACCTGCGCCAGGCTGTGCAGGTGCCCGCCTTCCTGGTGGAGATTAATTTGAACCGCGGTGAGTTTTCCCACACGGTGTATACCACGGACTTGTCTCCGGAGTATGTTGATTTCAACCGCTCCGAGTACGCGTATTGGAACCAGGCGAAGGCTGACGGCCTGACGCGGTAAGGAATCATTAATCATGGCGTCCAGCAAGTGCCGTCATGGAAAGGCGGAGGGGTGCGCCCCCTCCGCTGAATTGTTAACGGAGGTGCGCCGTTTGCTGGGGGAAGGGTCTGCCCGTGCCTCCGGGGCGCTGCGTTCCTGTACGGGAACGGCGGATTGCTGCCGGTTCCGCCTGACCGGGGAGACTCCCCACGTGACGCTGGGGGAGGCGTGGGTGGCCTGGAAGGCATGGCGTGCCGCCGGACGTACGCGCGTGGAATTGTCCCCGGACGGTAGCTGCCCGTTTCTGAACGGGCAGGGAAGGTGCATGATTTATGAGGGCAGGCCCCTGGCTTGCCGCACCCATTTTTGCGTGGCTGCCGGGGGAGCATTGCCCCGGCGGGAGGTGATTGACCTGATTCACGCGCTGGAAGATATTGATGCGGCGCTGGGCGGCGACGGTGCGGCCCGGCTGCCGGAGGCGGTGGAACGGCTTTCCAGGAAAGGCCCCGCGGGAGGTGGCCGGAAGGGAAGGCGTTGAGGCGATGAAGAACAGTGTTTAATGAAGGCCGGGAAA
This DNA window, taken from Akkermansia muciniphila, encodes the following:
- a CDS encoding glycosyltransferase; translation: MKPLLTVFTPAFNRADCLRRCYESLRKQTCRDFIWLVVDDGSSDGTGDMVKVWMQAGELEIQYHYQENGGMHAAHNAAYELMATELNVCLDSDDRMPEDAVASILEFWELHGSDRVAGMAGLDADAVTGELIGTPFEEDAGETTLNGFYAAGGRGDKKLVYRTALMKQLPPYPVFPGEKYVGLGYKYMLADRIAPLLTMNKVLCLVEYREDGSSRNMFRQYVLNPRGFAFLRKEGMQYQPTRSRRFMEAVHYVSASLLVRNSRFLRESPRLFLTLAAVPLGVALMCLILVKNRKGKGAGK
- a CDS encoding glycosyltransferase family 4 protein, coding for MKIAYVLDDLDAAGGIQAVTRAKAAALAAIPGNEVVLVTANDSRQTASSLPQGVRVVHLGVNYYEDDWKGFLYVLKGILVRRRKHAVALRNVLDELKPDIVISVGQSEKFMILRLSRNRPWKTVREFHYSGTYRKDYARLQGGLRARLVAAVSDFYEFGLGQGSYDATVVLTRQDREENWRGKTGVHVIPNPCILRPERSAALECRRAAAVGRLVPVKGFDLLIQAWEKVAAVHPDWKLDIWGDGPERGALERLVREKGLQGKVFLRGVTGDVQGRLLQSSMLVFSSLFEGFGMVLVEAMACGVPCVAFECPCGPRDVISPEVDGLLVPPGDVEQLSLAIIRLMEQPELRRSMGAAAREKAAHYALDAIAARWMDLFRELTSTQPHQSF
- a CDS encoding glycosyltransferase, yielding MPLVSIIIPCYNVAGFMKKCLDTVCAQTLRDIEIICINDGSRDGTLDILREYEAADDRFIVIDQPNAGVAAARNAGLDAASGTYIGFVDPDDYISPVMFQRLYLAAEQYGADLACMGATVAGDMPLSVRWSMLNGLQCPEWHCSHYDFAAMGPFSELCWDKLYRAEFLKKTGLRFRAGMRQGSDALFNNLLQPYVRNIVKIPDCLYIYRPTRPDSLVNVHKAPDKKGSGFYPALERIDLIAASYRELGCLEKARITVLNWLNGSIQLFSSNLLNQTAAEKKKALDAVRALLDKYEWRDFVKSPGSPFRLLRHIAKGNDLRVRCALFGIYRVLHSRMGNRLVDLCTRIINLRGSAR
- a CDS encoding retropepsin-like aspartic protease → MKKILPFFTLLLVSLFPVQGANVPSGSIPFELGPASRIYVKGSVNGSRPLRFLFDTGATSMVISTNSLKGVPMEFNETVVNHGATGSDEVRGSTENKFTIGGQVMEHVPFIAIPYSPDQWDGVLGLWFINQQVTEVNYTDRKIYLYPHGSYTPPPNAIRLKIEYVMGIPVVPGQVTVNGKTHQLRLSVDTGSDRVLDLNTPFVKKHHLLGSQKPFCISRISSSDSHTGVLENVMFDSIQLGGCKLPLIPGAFSTVTAGTQSSAEMDGVMGNNLLKRFNMVYDSREGYIYLVPNNLLYTPFYDCLLRPQPDAACSSGK
- a CDS encoding tail fiber protein, whose translation is MNEMITINGILMATQNEFSAHAGNANMHVTAQEKEKWNSGGQGSKGDKGDPGPQGPQGPKGDPGIQGPAGPQGPKGDKGDKGDAGPEGPQGSSVPPGCFMWFCGSTAPNGWLECNGATLQISQYQQLFAAIGTTYGGDGVTTFTLPDLTRDNGLFIRGTSPNRTIGSTQGDTIRNISGQIPTTPVTSGGTTPGTGAFKQTTAIAEDWCGMASYKSHRITNIIFDASEVVPTAEENRPVNIAFMPVIKY
- the argC gene encoding N-acetyl-gamma-glutamyl-phosphate reductase; the protein is MKQVQVAVVGASGYTGQELLRILLNHRGVKLVCATSRQYAGQPLWEVFPRFRQVPGSDLKFTDSDVEAIAATGAEVAFLALPHGVAASYARGLVDRGVRVIDLSADFRLDSPDVYEEYYGNAHPDTALMQEAVYGLPEWRRAEIAGARIVASPGCYPTSILLPLIPLFKAGLLEPEDVVVCSGSGVSGAGRKASIPLLFCECNESFHAYGVPKHRHLSEIEQELSHAAGETVVMSFTPHLIPVNTGICSTITAKVKKGADAEFVGRLLEEAYADAPFVRLLGRNQPADTKNVTRTNCVDIGWAYDPRTNRVILMSAEDNVVKGAGGQAVQSFNIMCGFDETEGLWVL
- the argJ gene encoding bifunctional glutamate N-acetyltransferase/amino-acid acetyltransferase ArgJ, which encodes MNDSSYIPVDGGVCAPQGFLGSAVSCGIKKPTATRLDLALIYSTEPCVSAGTFTTNRVQAACVKVSREHLRKGDIRAIVANSGNANACTGAQGVEDAKGECRSIAELLGLKPAEVAVCSTGVIGLPMPMMRIYPKFPELTEGLSRDKGHEVAQAVMTSDTKEKIIAIEFMVQGMPVRIGACCKGAGMINPCMATMLCFITTDAGISRDVLELCVQSGVKGSFNCITIDGDMSTNDTVLVMANGASGVKLESPEDIYAFQQALAHVMLELAKHIVQDGERVTKFVTVRVTGGRTEEEAKKAAEAVAKSSLVKSSWNGNDPNWGRIIHAVGYCGAKVDEEKIDIDIAGLPACRGGMQADTPSDDLRQAVQVPAFLVEINLNRGEFSHTVYTTDLSPEYVDFNRSEYAYWNQAKADGLTR
- a CDS encoding YkgJ family cysteine cluster protein; the encoded protein is MASSKCRHGKAEGCAPSAELLTEVRRLLGEGSARASGALRSCTGTADCCRFRLTGETPHVTLGEAWVAWKAWRAAGRTRVELSPDGSCPFLNGQGRCMIYEGRPLACRTHFCVAAGGALPRREVIDLIHALEDIDAALGGDGAARLPEAVERLSRKGPAGGGRKGRR